One genomic segment of Kocuria rhizophila DC2201 includes these proteins:
- a CDS encoding DEAD/DEAH box helicase, translating to MAMSQMSPAQQRILDYWWMLELFSPQPLPKLTPRSTRPEDRQVVAWTSDAPLPWDSLPEPRPMGNTPREWRHTVYLGVYKVEDTYEVMHWVFADDPDAYDERPGGRSACAGVLVGHDGKLIGDTATLSSCLWAVGRLLHPGPRDPSWMSGFEAAQESFVEALDELGGRRLEQENSHEVPRLGEAYLNDILRAAHAGAGVQGREDLATHQIVIESRVVAVRPHDSVSVSDMDFLNSFYLQDLGTVRQAAAAGRSGTALLEYLTEDGKETSAGRVDVIQHPEAVDARTRVDQLPLGRWPSNPEHPLALSQQFAVNRALNDLRQNLGVMGVNGPPGTGKTTMLRDVLAGNVVERARRLAALNDPSRAFTGSMHRWTSASGYSRSVPQLIPELTGFEMVVASANNAAVENVAVEIPSADAISSPWEKSADYFKDIATATLRAAAGKSAADEADTPGWGLVAARLGKKSNRMAFQSALWFDEKASRDRSTGSDGAPSHSGGRTSPRVEREGLDTILKHWAEGTRPKRTWGEAQAVFQRALERVENLMGQRQAAEGRREEVQLLVRKIARREEHLRTLRAEEGRAREIHRAQVLRAGDLQNELDTAAAAYQQHMGEKPGILETIFTLGAAPREWRTHLSPLSTALETARQRSASHVAEIDRVQRHLASVRQEAETAERDLAMKTSRRRSLEAQCAQDRTRYGKHHPDAHASVEDRELHAPWLDHDLSKAHSDLFLAALQLHQDFMAATATTMRQGLRAACEVVAGDHPRKLEREKLRTAWQLFFLVVPLVSSTFASLGRMFGDVGPEAFGWLLIDEAGQACPQFAVGAIWRAQRVLAVGDPLQLQPVVTIPPKSRRDIAAAYGVSATWIPPRASVQTLADRISPYGTVLPQGEQDVWVSAPLKVHRRCDDPMFSLCNRIAYNGIMVNGVPKPRAKDAAVDPFEDTGTGPAVAWSYWADEPATTPGTHLQMGQVKRLEKALEYLDEKGVDPSRVIAISPFRDVSNHLRQLVDRKKYPGLQAGTIHTAQGREADVVILVLGGDPASPGAKAWAASTVNLVNVAASRARRRLYVIGDRSEWSGHRYFSDLSDALK from the coding sequence ATGGCGATGTCTCAGATGAGTCCCGCGCAGCAGCGCATTCTGGACTACTGGTGGATGCTGGAGCTGTTCAGTCCGCAGCCGCTCCCCAAACTGACGCCCCGGTCAACACGGCCCGAGGACCGGCAGGTCGTGGCCTGGACATCCGATGCGCCCCTCCCGTGGGATTCACTGCCCGAGCCTCGACCTATGGGAAATACCCCGCGGGAGTGGCGGCATACGGTCTATCTCGGTGTTTACAAGGTGGAGGACACCTACGAGGTCATGCACTGGGTGTTCGCGGACGATCCGGACGCCTACGACGAGCGCCCCGGCGGTCGGAGCGCCTGCGCGGGGGTTCTGGTGGGCCACGACGGAAAGCTGATCGGGGACACCGCCACGCTCTCGTCCTGTCTCTGGGCGGTGGGCCGCCTCCTCCACCCGGGCCCGCGGGATCCGTCGTGGATGTCCGGTTTTGAGGCGGCGCAGGAATCCTTCGTGGAAGCCCTCGACGAGCTGGGGGGCCGTCGTCTGGAGCAGGAGAACTCGCACGAGGTTCCCCGGCTGGGCGAGGCGTATCTGAACGACATTCTGCGGGCCGCACACGCCGGCGCCGGCGTCCAGGGCCGCGAGGATCTCGCCACCCACCAGATCGTCATCGAAAGTCGAGTGGTCGCCGTACGCCCGCACGACAGCGTCAGCGTCAGCGACATGGACTTCCTCAACAGCTTCTACCTGCAGGATCTGGGCACCGTACGGCAGGCAGCGGCAGCGGGACGCAGCGGAACCGCCCTACTTGAGTACCTGACCGAGGACGGGAAGGAGACGTCCGCTGGACGAGTGGACGTCATCCAGCACCCCGAGGCAGTCGATGCCCGGACCCGTGTGGACCAGCTGCCCTTGGGCCGCTGGCCTTCGAACCCCGAGCACCCGCTTGCCCTGAGCCAGCAGTTCGCGGTGAACCGCGCCCTCAACGACCTGCGCCAGAACCTCGGCGTCATGGGCGTCAACGGCCCGCCGGGCACCGGCAAGACCACGATGCTACGGGATGTGCTGGCGGGCAACGTGGTGGAACGAGCCCGCCGACTCGCAGCTCTCAACGATCCGTCCCGTGCCTTCACCGGATCAATGCACCGCTGGACGTCGGCGTCCGGGTACAGCAGATCGGTGCCGCAGCTCATTCCCGAGCTCACGGGGTTCGAGATGGTCGTGGCATCGGCGAACAACGCCGCTGTGGAGAACGTGGCGGTCGAAATCCCTTCTGCGGATGCGATTTCTTCGCCGTGGGAGAAGTCTGCCGACTACTTCAAGGACATTGCGACGGCGACTCTGCGGGCGGCCGCCGGAAAATCAGCAGCCGACGAGGCGGACACTCCAGGCTGGGGACTGGTGGCAGCCAGACTGGGCAAGAAGTCCAACCGCATGGCTTTCCAGAGCGCTCTCTGGTTCGACGAAAAAGCGTCGCGGGACCGATCCACCGGGTCCGACGGCGCTCCGTCCCACAGCGGCGGGAGGACCTCGCCCCGGGTGGAGAGGGAGGGTCTCGACACCATTCTCAAGCACTGGGCCGAGGGCACCCGGCCGAAGCGCACCTGGGGAGAAGCCCAAGCAGTGTTCCAGCGTGCGCTGGAGCGCGTGGAGAACCTGATGGGGCAGCGCCAGGCCGCTGAAGGACGACGGGAAGAAGTCCAGTTACTGGTGCGTAAGATCGCCCGCCGGGAAGAACACCTGCGCACTCTCCGGGCGGAAGAAGGCCGGGCGCGCGAGATCCATCGCGCGCAGGTCCTGAGAGCCGGTGACCTGCAGAACGAGCTGGACACCGCGGCCGCCGCCTACCAGCAGCACATGGGCGAGAAGCCAGGCATCCTGGAAACCATCTTCACCCTGGGCGCCGCGCCACGTGAGTGGCGAACGCACCTGAGCCCGCTGAGCACGGCACTGGAGACCGCCCGGCAACGGTCCGCGTCCCACGTGGCCGAAATCGACCGCGTCCAGCGCCATCTGGCCAGTGTCCGGCAGGAGGCGGAGACAGCTGAACGGGATCTGGCAATGAAGACGTCGCGCAGGCGTTCCCTCGAGGCCCAGTGCGCCCAGGACCGCACGAGATACGGCAAGCACCACCCGGATGCCCACGCGTCCGTCGAGGACCGGGAGTTGCACGCCCCGTGGCTCGACCACGATCTCAGCAAGGCGCATTCCGATCTCTTCCTCGCTGCCCTGCAGCTGCACCAGGACTTCATGGCCGCCACTGCCACCACCATGAGACAGGGACTGAGAGCAGCTTGCGAAGTGGTGGCGGGAGACCACCCGCGGAAACTGGAGCGGGAGAAACTGCGCACCGCATGGCAGCTGTTCTTCCTGGTGGTGCCGCTGGTGTCATCAACCTTTGCGTCGCTGGGGCGAATGTTCGGTGACGTAGGCCCCGAAGCATTCGGGTGGCTCCTCATCGACGAGGCAGGACAGGCATGTCCCCAGTTCGCGGTGGGAGCCATCTGGCGCGCACAGCGCGTTCTCGCGGTCGGCGATCCCCTGCAGCTGCAGCCGGTGGTCACGATTCCCCCGAAATCGCGGCGAGACATCGCTGCGGCGTACGGCGTCTCTGCGACGTGGATACCGCCCCGCGCCTCCGTTCAGACCCTTGCCGACCGAATCTCTCCCTACGGCACCGTTCTTCCGCAGGGCGAGCAGGACGTGTGGGTCAGCGCCCCGCTCAAGGTGCACCGGCGCTGCGACGACCCCATGTTCTCCCTGTGCAACCGCATTGCCTACAACGGGATCATGGTGAACGGGGTTCCAAAGCCCCGCGCCAAGGACGCAGCCGTCGACCCCTTCGAGGACACGGGGACGGGGCCGGCAGTCGCGTGGAGCTACTGGGCGGATGAGCCCGCGACCACCCCCGGAACACACCTGCAGATGGGGCAGGTCAAGCGGCTGGAGAAGGCGCTTGAGTATCTGGACGAGAAGGGCGTGGACCCGTCACGAGTGATTGCCATATCCCCGTTCCGTGATGTGTCGAACCATCTGCGGCAGCTCGTGGACCGCAAGAAGTATCCCGGTCTGCAGGCGGGCACGATCCACACGGCTCAGGGCCGAGAGGCGGATGTCGTCATCCTGGTTCTGGGAGGAGATCCCGCAAGCCCGGGGGCCAAGGCCTGGGCGGCGTCAACCGTGAATCTGGTGAACGTCGCGGCCAGCCGCGCCAGGCGCCGGCTGTACGTCATTGGTGACCGTTCGGAGTGGTCCGGTCACCGATACTTCTCGGACCTGTCCGATGCCCTGAAGTGA
- a CDS encoding DUF3349 domain-containing protein, translated as MMTFDAALDHIRAAYPHGVPPEQHVALAELLARTVGPHRTERLLETLDIPAGDLLGPAAASAEQLGDVAAELARAGWPLAGASQDEPPRQPGYVARVMNWLRADYPNGVPAQDYLPVLAVLRPQLNDEDMAAIADQLAHDAREQGVAPSEADARAAIQRATEDEPKPEELARIRAMLEAHGWPFEGE; from the coding sequence ATGATGACCTTCGATGCGGCACTCGACCACATTCGCGCCGCCTACCCCCACGGTGTTCCCCCGGAGCAGCACGTGGCGCTCGCGGAGCTGCTGGCCCGCACGGTGGGCCCTCACCGCACCGAGCGGCTGCTCGAGACCCTGGACATCCCGGCGGGAGACCTCCTGGGGCCCGCCGCGGCCTCCGCGGAACAGCTGGGCGACGTCGCCGCGGAGCTCGCGCGCGCCGGGTGGCCTCTCGCGGGTGCGAGCCAGGACGAACCACCCCGGCAGCCGGGCTACGTGGCCCGGGTGATGAACTGGTTGCGCGCCGACTACCCCAACGGGGTGCCCGCCCAGGACTACCTGCCCGTGCTCGCGGTGCTGCGCCCGCAGCTCAACGACGAGGACATGGCCGCGATCGCAGACCAGCTCGCCCACGACGCCCGCGAGCAGGGGGTGGCGCCCTCCGAGGCGGACGCCCGCGCCGCCATCCAGCGCGCCACGGAGGACGAGCCCAAGCCCGAGGAGCTCGCACGCATCCGCGCGATGCTCGAGGCCCACGGCTGGCCGTTCGAGGGGGAGTAG
- a CDS encoding inorganic phosphate transporter, whose amino-acid sequence MTAELVILGLVVVTALAFDFTNGFHDTGNAMATSIATGALTPRTAVALSAVLNLVGAFLSVEVATTVTKDVLLIQTKDGGLVSGLDPTIALTLIFSGLIGGILWNLATWLFGLPSSSSHALFGGLIGAGLASLGVAGVNWAGVVQKILVPAALAPFIAGCVAAVGTALVYLIGRAASQAHRDRGFRWGQVGTASLVSLAHGTGDAQKTMGVIALALIAHGSLSVQGIESSGLPVWIIVSCAVAIALGTYLGGWRVIRTLGKGLVEIEPPQGMAAEASSAAIILTSSHFGMALSTTHVATGSILGSGVGKPGARVRWGVAGRMVVGWLLTLPAAAVVGAVCFIIARAVGGLSGAVVIFLLLVVASAVIFARSRHQKVDRHNVNADWDEDTHSVVPADSDRADAPEVARS is encoded by the coding sequence ATGACAGCTGAACTGGTGATCCTGGGCCTGGTGGTCGTGACCGCTCTGGCCTTCGACTTCACCAACGGATTCCACGACACCGGCAACGCGATGGCCACCTCCATCGCCACCGGGGCGCTCACGCCCCGCACCGCGGTGGCCCTGTCCGCGGTGCTGAACCTGGTGGGCGCGTTCCTGTCGGTGGAAGTGGCCACCACGGTCACCAAGGACGTGCTGCTCATCCAGACCAAGGACGGCGGACTCGTCTCCGGGCTGGACCCCACCATTGCCCTGACCCTCATCTTCTCCGGGCTGATCGGGGGCATCCTCTGGAACCTTGCCACGTGGCTGTTCGGGTTGCCCTCCAGCTCCTCCCACGCGCTGTTCGGCGGGCTGATTGGGGCCGGGCTCGCCTCCCTGGGCGTGGCCGGCGTGAACTGGGCCGGTGTGGTCCAGAAGATCCTCGTCCCGGCCGCGCTGGCGCCGTTCATCGCCGGGTGCGTGGCCGCCGTGGGCACCGCCCTGGTCTACCTCATCGGCCGCGCGGCGTCCCAGGCGCACCGGGACCGGGGGTTCCGCTGGGGACAGGTGGGAACGGCGTCGCTGGTGTCCCTGGCCCACGGCACCGGTGACGCGCAGAAGACCATGGGCGTGATTGCCCTGGCGCTGATCGCCCACGGCAGCCTCAGCGTCCAGGGAATCGAGAGCAGCGGGCTGCCGGTGTGGATCATCGTGAGCTGCGCGGTGGCCATCGCCCTGGGCACGTACCTGGGCGGCTGGCGCGTGATCCGCACGCTCGGCAAGGGCCTTGTGGAGATCGAACCGCCGCAGGGCATGGCGGCCGAGGCGTCCTCGGCGGCCATCATCCTGACCTCCAGCCACTTCGGCATGGCGCTGTCCACCACGCACGTGGCCACCGGTTCCATCCTGGGTTCGGGCGTGGGCAAGCCCGGCGCGCGCGTGCGGTGGGGTGTGGCCGGGCGCATGGTCGTGGGGTGGCTGCTCACCCTGCCCGCCGCGGCCGTGGTGGGCGCGGTGTGCTTCATCATCGCTCGGGCCGTGGGCGGGCTGTCCGGCGCCGTGGTGATCTTCCTGCTGCTGGTGGTGGCCTCCGCCGTGATCTTCGCGCGGTCCCGGCACCAGAAGGTGGACCGCCACAACGTGAACGCTGACTGGGACGAGGACACGCACTCCGTGGTCCCCGCCGACTCCGACCGCGCCGACGCCCCGGAGGTGGCCCGCTCATGA
- a CDS encoding MFS transporter yields the protein MTSDSHHGPGSGETWHERSPATGTGELPILSPRPDPQTHRGYAHGTDPRRWRILAVLLVAIFMSLVAVSIINVGLPSIQEGLGASESQLQWILSGYALTFGVVLVAGGRAGDVFGRGFLWMLGVAIFTLSSIAAGLAPDPTMLIVARFVQGVGSGLLNPQGVAMIQQYFKGAERGKAFGMLGSAVGVSVAIGPVLGGLLIQTGGASEGWRWLFVVNVPVGVVALVLAFLWFPRPLLRGPEGTTIRHALREMDPTGAVLLGIALLATLLPFIEAGSPGTSPWVWALLAVAAMFLALWIAWEKHFKASGHQPMVDLNIFRVSSFLNGTLLISLYFLGITSVWVLVTLYMQKGLGHTALAAGCVGLLNALASAVASNLAGSRVNRMGRKIVVLGMLSVVVGLLLSMAVILLHDSWHISEWWLVLTLGFVGFGQGAVVSPNQTLTLAEVPLEYAGSAGGVMQTGQRVGTAVGIAMITAVAYGVIADQGWSVGIAAGLGVVVLVVLVALAVALRDMRHRARQDSRA from the coding sequence ATGACCTCTGACTCCCACCACGGACCGGGCTCCGGCGAGACCTGGCACGAGCGCTCCCCGGCCACGGGAACCGGCGAGCTGCCCATCCTCAGCCCGCGTCCGGATCCCCAGACCCACCGGGGCTACGCCCACGGCACGGATCCGCGGCGGTGGCGGATCCTGGCGGTGCTGCTCGTGGCCATCTTCATGTCCCTGGTGGCTGTGAGCATCATCAACGTGGGGCTGCCCTCCATCCAGGAGGGGCTGGGCGCCTCCGAGTCCCAGCTGCAGTGGATCCTCTCCGGCTACGCGCTGACCTTCGGGGTGGTGCTGGTGGCGGGTGGCCGCGCCGGGGACGTGTTCGGGCGCGGGTTCCTGTGGATGCTCGGGGTGGCCATCTTCACGCTGTCCTCGATCGCCGCGGGCCTGGCCCCGGATCCCACCATGCTGATCGTGGCGCGCTTCGTGCAGGGGGTGGGCTCCGGGCTGCTCAACCCTCAGGGCGTGGCCATGATCCAGCAGTACTTCAAGGGAGCGGAGCGCGGGAAGGCGTTCGGCATGCTGGGCAGCGCCGTGGGTGTCTCCGTGGCCATCGGCCCGGTCCTGGGAGGTCTGCTGATCCAGACGGGCGGCGCGTCCGAGGGGTGGCGGTGGCTGTTCGTGGTGAACGTCCCCGTGGGCGTCGTCGCGCTTGTGCTCGCGTTCCTGTGGTTCCCCCGCCCGCTGCTGCGCGGGCCCGAGGGCACCACCATCCGCCACGCCCTGCGGGAGATGGACCCCACGGGTGCGGTGCTCCTGGGCATCGCGCTGCTCGCCACCCTGCTTCCGTTCATCGAGGCCGGCTCCCCCGGCACGAGCCCGTGGGTGTGGGCCCTGCTCGCGGTCGCCGCCATGTTCCTGGCCCTGTGGATCGCGTGGGAGAAGCACTTCAAGGCCTCTGGGCACCAGCCCATGGTGGACCTGAACATCTTCAGGGTCAGCAGTTTCCTCAACGGCACCCTGCTGATCTCGCTGTACTTCCTGGGCATCACGAGCGTGTGGGTGCTTGTCACCCTCTACATGCAGAAGGGGCTCGGCCACACCGCGCTGGCCGCCGGTTGCGTGGGCCTGCTCAACGCCCTCGCGAGCGCGGTGGCCTCCAACCTTGCCGGCAGCCGCGTGAACCGGATGGGCCGCAAGATCGTGGTGCTCGGCATGCTCAGCGTGGTCGTGGGCCTGCTGCTGAGCATGGCGGTGATCCTGCTGCACGACTCATGGCACATCAGCGAGTGGTGGCTCGTGCTCACCCTGGGCTTCGTGGGTTTCGGCCAGGGCGCCGTGGTGAGCCCCAACCAGACACTCACGCTCGCGGAGGTGCCGCTCGAGTACGCGGGCAGCGCCGGTGGTGTGATGCAGACCGGCCAGCGCGTGGGCACCGCCGTGGGCATCGCCATGATCACCGCGGTGGCGTACGGAGTGATCGCCGACCAGGGCTGGTCCGTGGGCATCGCGGCGGGACTGGGCGTTGTGGTGCTCGTGGTGCTCGTCGCCCTGGCCGTGGCCCTGCGGGACATGCGCCACCGCGCCCGGCAGGACTCCCGCGCCTGA
- a CDS encoding sulfurtransferase TusA family protein, translating into MGDGYYALDSLGAVCPFPLIEAKDVMQTLQTGDHLVIDFDCTQATEAIPQWAATDGHEVTDFVEKGDASWQITLKKG; encoded by the coding sequence CTGGGCGACGGCTACTACGCTCTGGACTCGCTCGGTGCCGTGTGCCCGTTCCCGCTGATCGAGGCCAAGGACGTCATGCAGACCCTGCAGACCGGCGACCACCTGGTGATCGACTTCGACTGCACCCAGGCCACCGAGGCCATCCCGCAGTGGGCAGCCACGGACGGCCACGAGGTCACCGACTTCGTGGAGAAGGGCGACGCCAGCTGGCAGATCACCCTGAAGAAGGGCTGA
- a CDS encoding NAD-dependent epimerase: protein MTGTKSRRVLLAGCGDVGTALGLRLVERGWAATGVRRHSDRLPAPLTGLSLDLTEPGDTLLPAVDAVVVTLTSDGHDVAGYEHTYLGGLRGLRRALGEQEPLVVLVSSTGVLGGGDGERVTEDTPPDPQRPTAHVLLAAEELAAELFPDRVIVRPAGIYGPGRTSMVERVRRGAPLAHRRVTNRIHRDDLVTVLATLLERGTVAGERALTTGGGGAAESERTDVPQNGTVAGGGGPAASSAASRLPRLLHAVDHDAALLGDVAAHLAHRLGVPVPPDDSGPGEGPLGKVVDGELVHALVPREEWRYPTFREGYDALLADGPADSWVGRG from the coding sequence ATGACTGGGACGAAATCACGACGCGTTCTGCTGGCCGGTTGCGGGGACGTGGGAACCGCGCTGGGCCTGCGACTGGTGGAGCGGGGGTGGGCGGCCACGGGCGTGCGCCGCCACTCGGACCGGCTGCCCGCGCCGCTCACCGGCCTCTCGCTGGACCTCACCGAGCCCGGGGACACGCTGCTTCCTGCGGTCGACGCGGTGGTGGTGACCCTCACGTCGGACGGCCACGACGTCGCCGGCTACGAGCACACCTACCTGGGCGGCCTGCGTGGGCTGCGGCGCGCGCTCGGGGAGCAGGAGCCGCTCGTGGTCCTGGTGTCCTCCACGGGCGTGCTGGGCGGTGGCGACGGCGAACGCGTCACCGAGGACACCCCGCCCGATCCGCAGCGGCCCACCGCCCACGTGCTGCTCGCGGCGGAGGAGCTGGCGGCGGAGCTGTTCCCGGACCGCGTGATCGTGCGGCCCGCGGGCATCTACGGTCCGGGGCGCACGTCCATGGTCGAGCGCGTGCGCCGCGGGGCGCCCCTGGCCCACCGGCGGGTGACCAACCGCATCCACCGGGACGACCTCGTGACGGTCCTGGCCACGCTGCTGGAGCGCGGCACCGTGGCGGGCGAGCGGGCGTTGACCACCGGTGGGGGCGGTGCTGCAGAGAGTGAGCGAACGGACGTCCCGCAGAACGGGACGGTCGCGGGGGGAGGCGGCCCGGCGGCGTCGTCGGCTGCTTCCCGGCTCCCGCGGCTGCTGCACGCCGTGGACCACGACGCCGCTCTGCTGGGTGACGTGGCCGCGCACCTCGCGCACCGGCTGGGTGTGCCCGTGCCCCCGGACGACTCCGGGCCGGGGGAGGGGCCGCTCGGGAAGGTCGTGGACGGGGAGCTGGTGCACGCCCTGGTGCCCCGCGAGGAGTGGCGGTACCCCACGTTCCGGGAGGGGTACGACGCGCTGCTGGCGGACGGGCCCGCGGACTCGTGGGTGGGGCGAGGATGA